A single genomic interval of Halorubrum aethiopicum harbors:
- a CDS encoding DUF2061 domain-containing protein produces MLGDLRSRSALQARRRAIVKTLCYRLIMVLITVTVAWAVVGDIGDAVNIGLVANVVKTGTYYFYERTWDRISWGVPASTSE; encoded by the coding sequence ATGCTCGGGGACCTCCGCTCGCGGTCGGCGCTCCAGGCGCGTCGGCGCGCGATCGTGAAGACGCTCTGTTACCGGCTGATCATGGTCCTCATCACCGTGACCGTCGCGTGGGCGGTCGTGGGGGACATCGGCGACGCGGTGAACATCGGGCTCGTCGCGAACGTCGTGAAGACCGGAACGTACTACTTCTACGAGCGAACCTGGGACCGGATCTCGTGGGGAGTCCCCGCGTCGACATCCGAGTAG